The following are encoded in a window of Citrobacter freundii genomic DNA:
- the dnaC gene encoding DNA replication protein DnaC: MKNVGDLMKRLQKMMPPNVEPAFKTGEELLAWQKEQGEIHAAALARENRAMKMQRTFNRSGIRPLHQNCSFENYRVECEGQMNALSKARQYVEEFDGNIASFIFSGKPGTGKNHLAAAICNELLLRGKSVLIITVADIMSAMKETFSNRETSEEQLLNDLSNVDLLVIDEIGMQTESRYEKVIINQIVDRRSSSKRPTGMLTNSNIDEMNKLLGERVMDRMRLGNSLWVIFNWESYRSRVTGKEY, encoded by the coding sequence ATGAAAAACGTTGGCGACCTGATGAAACGTCTGCAAAAAATGATGCCGCCCAATGTCGAGCCCGCATTCAAAACGGGCGAGGAACTGCTGGCGTGGCAAAAAGAACAAGGTGAAATTCATGCCGCGGCACTGGCGCGCGAGAACCGGGCCATGAAAATGCAGCGCACGTTTAACCGCTCCGGTATCCGTCCGCTGCACCAGAACTGCTCGTTTGAGAACTATCGGGTCGAGTGCGAAGGACAAATGAATGCCCTGAGCAAAGCCCGTCAGTACGTCGAAGAGTTTGATGGCAATATCGCCAGCTTTATCTTCTCCGGCAAACCTGGCACCGGAAAAAACCATTTGGCTGCCGCCATCTGCAACGAACTGCTGCTGCGCGGCAAGTCAGTGCTGATCATTACCGTGGCAGACATTATGTCGGCAATGAAAGAGACGTTCAGCAATCGTGAAACCAGCGAAGAACAGCTGCTCAACGATCTCAGCAACGTAGATCTGCTGGTGATCGACGAGATCGGCATGCAGACCGAATCGCGCTATGAAAAAGTGATCATCAACCAGATCGTCGATCGCCGCTCTTCCTCCAAGCGACCGACCGGCATGCTGACAAACAGCAATATAGATGAAATGAACAAACTGCTGGGTGAGCGCGTGATGGATCGTATGCGGCTCGGCAATAGCCTGTGGGTGATTTTTAACTGGGAAAGTTATCGCAGCCGAGTGACAGGCAAAGAGTATTGA
- a CDS encoding MFS transporter: MEKNNITLDPSSSFGTSSSADINVPPDGMVQRSSRIKRIQTTAMILLFFAAVINYLDRSSLSVANLTIREELGLSATEIGILLSVFSLAYGIAQLPCGPLLDRKGPRIMLGLGMFFWSLFQAMSGMVHTFTQFVLVRIGMGIGEAPMNPCGVKVINDWFNIKERGRPMGLFNAASTIGVAISPPILAAMMLVMGWRWMFITIGVLGIFLAIGWYMLYRNREQIELSATEQAYLNAGSVNARRDPLSFAEWRSLFRNRTMWGMMLGFSGINYTAWLYLAWLPGYLQTSYNLDLKSTGLMAAIPFLFGAAGMLINGFVTDWLVKGGMAPIKSRKICIIAGMFCSAAFTFVVPQATTSMAAVLLIGMALFCIHFAGTSCWGLIHVAVASRMTASVGSIQNFASFICASFAPIVTGFIVDTTNSFRLALIICGCVTMVGAFAYIFLVRQPISDPRQE; the protein is encoded by the coding sequence GTGGAAAAAAATAATATTACCCTCGACCCGAGTTCTTCGTTTGGCACCTCGTCATCTGCGGATATTAATGTCCCGCCAGACGGCATGGTGCAACGCAGCAGTCGAATAAAACGTATTCAGACCACAGCAATGATTTTATTATTTTTTGCGGCGGTCATTAATTATCTCGACCGCAGTTCACTGTCAGTAGCTAACCTGACAATTCGTGAAGAACTGGGACTCAGCGCAACCGAAATCGGCATCCTGCTGTCCGTGTTCTCTCTCGCTTACGGTATTGCGCAACTGCCCTGCGGTCCGCTGCTGGATCGCAAAGGCCCGCGCATTATGCTGGGGCTTGGCATGTTCTTCTGGTCGCTGTTTCAGGCGATGTCCGGCATGGTACATACCTTCACTCAGTTTGTGCTGGTACGTATCGGGATGGGGATTGGTGAAGCGCCAATGAACCCGTGCGGCGTGAAGGTGATCAACGACTGGTTTAACATTAAAGAGCGCGGCCGCCCAATGGGGTTATTCAACGCTGCCTCAACGATTGGTGTCGCCATTAGCCCACCGATTCTGGCCGCGATGATGCTGGTGATGGGCTGGCGCTGGATGTTTATCACTATCGGCGTACTGGGTATTTTCCTCGCCATCGGCTGGTACATGCTGTATCGCAACCGCGAGCAGATTGAACTGAGCGCCACCGAACAAGCGTACCTGAACGCCGGTAGCGTCAATGCCCGCCGCGATCCGCTGAGCTTTGCCGAATGGCGCAGCCTGTTCCGTAACCGTACCATGTGGGGCATGATGCTGGGCTTTAGCGGCATCAACTACACGGCATGGTTGTATCTGGCCTGGCTGCCGGGTTACCTGCAAACGTCCTATAACCTGGATTTAAAAAGTACCGGGCTCATGGCCGCGATCCCGTTCCTGTTTGGCGCAGCTGGCATGCTGATTAACGGTTTTGTCACCGACTGGCTGGTGAAAGGCGGCATGGCGCCGATTAAGAGTCGTAAGATTTGTATCATTGCCGGGATGTTCTGCTCTGCTGCATTCACCTTCGTGGTACCGCAGGCGACAACCTCAATGGCCGCCGTGTTACTGATTGGGATGGCGCTGTTCTGCATCCACTTCGCCGGCACGTCCTGCTGGGGTTTGATCCACGTCGCAGTGGCTTCCCGTATGACCGCGTCCGTGGGCAGTATTCAGAACTTTGCCAGCTTTATCTGTGCGTCGTTCGCACCGATTGTCACCGGATTTATCGTGGATACCACTAACTCTTTCCGTCTGGCGCTGATTATCTGTGGTTGCGTGACGATGGTAGGGGCGTTCGCTTATATCTTCCTGGTTCGCCAGCCGATTAGCGACCCGCGTCAGGAGTAA
- the opgB gene encoding phosphatidylglycerol--membrane-oligosaccharide glycerophosphotransferase, whose amino-acid sequence MSELFSITLFLASVLIYAWKAGRNTWWFAATLTVLGIFIVLNITLYASDYFTGDGINDAVLYTLTNSLTGAGLGKYVLPGIGIALALATVFGALGWVLRRRRHHPHHVGYSLLALLLALASVDASPAFHQITELVKSQSRDGDPDFAAYYKEPSKTIPNPKLNLVYIYGESLERTYFNNDAFPDLTPELGALKNEGMDFSNTMQLPGTDYTIAGMVASQCGIPLFAPFEGNASASVSSFFPNNICLGDILKNSGYQNVFVQGANLRFAGKDVFLKSHGFDHLYGAEELKGVVADPAYRNDWGFYDDTVLNEAWKKFEELSQSGQRFSLFTLTVDTHHPDGFISRTCNRKRYDIDGKANQSFSAVSCSQENIAAFINKIKASPWFKDTVIVVSSDHLAMNNTAWKYLNKQDRNNLFFVLRGDKPQQDTLAVKRNTMDNGATVLDILGGDNFIGLGRSSLSSESVSEVFLNIKEKMLAWKPDIIRLWNFPKEMKAFTVDTDKSMIAFSGSHFRLPLLLRVSEQRVEPLPESEYSAPLRFQLADFAPRDNFVWVDRCYKMAQLWAPELALSTDWCVSQGQLGGQQIVQHVDKAKWQGKTAFKDTVIDMERYKGNVDTLKIVDNDIRYKADSFVFNVAGAPEEVKQFSGISRPESWGRWSNAQLSDEVKIEYNAPLPKKFDLVITAKAFGDNANRPIPVRIGNEEQTLVLSHDVSTTTLHFDNPADADTLVIIPPDPVATNEGNILGHSPRKLGIGMVEIKIVDLQG is encoded by the coding sequence TTGTCTGAATTATTCTCCATCACTCTGTTTCTCGCGTCGGTATTGATTTACGCCTGGAAAGCGGGTCGCAACACCTGGTGGTTTGCCGCCACGTTAACGGTGCTGGGGATTTTTATTGTCCTGAATATCACGCTGTATGCCAGCGACTATTTCACCGGCGACGGCATCAACGACGCAGTGCTGTACACGTTGACCAACAGTCTGACCGGCGCGGGCCTTGGCAAATATGTTCTGCCCGGCATTGGGATTGCACTGGCGCTGGCCACCGTGTTTGGCGCGCTGGGTTGGGTGCTTCGCCGCCGTCGCCACCATCCTCATCACGTGGGTTACAGCCTGTTGGCTCTGCTGCTGGCGCTGGCGTCGGTGGATGCCAGCCCGGCGTTTCATCAGATAACCGAACTGGTGAAATCCCAGTCGCGCGATGGCGACCCGGATTTTGCGGCGTATTACAAAGAGCCGTCAAAAACCATTCCCAACCCGAAGCTGAACCTGGTATATATCTACGGCGAAAGCCTGGAACGCACCTATTTTAACAATGATGCATTCCCGGATCTGACCCCGGAGCTCGGGGCATTAAAAAACGAAGGGATGGATTTCAGCAATACTATGCAGCTGCCGGGAACGGATTACACCATCGCCGGCATGGTCGCTTCACAGTGCGGCATTCCGCTGTTTGCCCCGTTTGAAGGTAACGCCTCGGCATCAGTTTCCAGCTTCTTCCCAAACAATATTTGCCTGGGCGACATCCTGAAGAACTCCGGCTATCAAAACGTCTTTGTACAGGGCGCAAATCTGCGCTTTGCCGGGAAAGACGTGTTCCTGAAATCCCATGGTTTTGATCATCTGTACGGCGCAGAAGAGTTAAAAGGCGTAGTCGCGGACCCGGCCTATCGTAATGACTGGGGCTTTTACGACGATACCGTCCTTAATGAAGCGTGGAAAAAATTCGAAGAGCTTTCACAGTCTGGTCAACGTTTTTCACTGTTTACCCTGACGGTCGATACTCATCACCCGGATGGATTTATTTCGCGCACCTGCAACCGCAAACGCTATGACATCGATGGCAAAGCCAATCAGTCATTTAGCGCAGTCAGCTGTAGTCAGGAAAACATTGCCGCGTTTATTAATAAGATCAAAGCGTCACCGTGGTTTAAAGATACCGTTATTGTAGTGTCCTCCGATCATCTGGCGATGAACAACACCGCCTGGAAATACCTGAACAAGCAGGATCGCAACAACCTGTTCTTCGTGCTACGCGGCGACAAGCCGCAGCAGGATACGCTGGCGGTGAAACGCAACACGATGGATAACGGCGCGACCGTCCTGGATATTCTCGGCGGCGATAACTTTATCGGTCTAGGACGCAGTAGCTTGTCGAGCGAGTCCGTGTCAGAAGTATTCCTGAACATCAAAGAGAAAATGCTGGCCTGGAAGCCCGATATTATTCGCCTGTGGAATTTCCCCAAAGAGATGAAAGCATTCACCGTCGACACGGACAAAAGCATGATCGCGTTCTCCGGCAGTCACTTCCGCCTGCCGCTGCTGCTGCGCGTGTCGGAGCAACGCGTTGAGCCACTGCCGGAAAGTGAATACTCTGCCCCGCTACGCTTCCAGCTGGCGGATTTCGCCCCGCGCGATAACTTTGTCTGGGTAGACCGCTGCTACAAAATGGCCCAACTGTGGGCACCGGAACTGGCGCTTTCCACCGACTGGTGTGTATCACAAGGGCAACTGGGCGGGCAGCAAATTGTACAACACGTCGATAAAGCCAAATGGCAAGGTAAAACCGCGTTTAAAGACACGGTGATCGACATGGAGCGCTACAAAGGTAACGTCGATACGCTGAAAATTGTTGATAACGATATTCGCTACAAGGCCGACAGCTTCGTCTTTAACGTGGCCGGCGCGCCAGAAGAGGTGAAACAATTTAGCGGGATTTCGCGCCCCGAATCCTGGGGGCGCTGGTCCAACGCGCAGCTGAGTGACGAGGTAAAGATCGAATACAACGCCCCGTTACCGAAGAAATTCGATCTGGTGATCACTGCCAAAGCGTTCGGTGACAACGCCAATCGTCCCATCCCGGTACGCATCGGCAACGAGGAACAAACTTTGGTGTTAAGCCATGACGTCAGCACCACCACGCTGCATTTTGATAACCCAGCAGACGCCGACACGCTGGTCATTATCCCACCCGATCCCGTCGCTACCAACGAGGGCAACATTCTGGGCCACTCTCCGCGCAAGCTCGGGATCGGAATGGTTGAAATCAAAATCGTGGACCTGCAAGGATAA
- a CDS encoding DUF2501 domain-containing protein, with protein sequence MMKATKRFLCCAVAASTLISTSVFAASWQDSLSSAAGELSKQTSGSQSSSSLSSLTSLLGSNQSLTSSSMNNAAGILEYCAKQKLASVTDTENVKNQVLDKLGLGATEQKKDTNYLDGIQGMLNAKDGQQLNLDTIGNSSLAKQVKTKACDLVLKQGMNFIS encoded by the coding sequence ATGATGAAAGCAACAAAACGATTTCTGTGCTGTGCGGTTGCCGCCAGCACGCTGATCTCCACCAGCGTTTTCGCCGCCTCCTGGCAGGATTCACTCTCCAGCGCGGCTGGCGAACTGAGTAAGCAAACCTCTGGCTCTCAGAGCAGCAGCTCACTTTCTTCCCTGACCAGCCTGCTCGGCAGTAATCAGTCGCTCACGTCCAGCAGTATGAACAACGCAGCCGGGATTCTGGAATATTGTGCGAAACAGAAACTGGCTTCGGTCACCGATACCGAAAACGTCAAAAATCAGGTGCTGGATAAACTAGGCCTGGGCGCAACGGAGCAGAAAAAAGACACCAACTATCTGGACGGCATTCAGGGCATGCTCAATGCCAAAGATGGTCAACAGCTTAATCTGGATACGATTGGTAACAGCTCGCTGGCAAAGCAAGTCAAAACCAAGGCCTGCGATCTGGTGTTAAAACAGGGTATGAACTTCATTTCCTGA
- a CDS encoding zinc-binding alcohol dehydrogenase family protein: MSTMNTLICQEPKKLVWKERDIPIPGNGEALIKIKSVGICGTDIHAWGGNQPFFSYPRVLGHEICGEVVSLGRNIQNLEIGQQVAVIPYVACQQCPACQSGRTNCCEKISVIGVHQDGGFSEYLSVPETNLLDAQGIDPQAAALIEPYAISAHAVRRAAVVPGEQVLVVGAGPIGLGAAAIAKADGAQVVVADTSPARREHVVSRLGLPVIDPSAEDFDAQLRAQFDGSLAQKVIDATGNQHAMNNTVNLIRHGGSIVFVGLFKGDLQFSDPEFHKKETTMMGSRNATPEDFAKVGRLMSEGNLTADMMLTHRYAFATLAEIYERDVINNRELIKGVITF; encoded by the coding sequence ATGTCTACGATGAATACACTGATTTGCCAGGAACCCAAAAAATTAGTCTGGAAAGAACGTGATATACCTATTCCGGGTAATGGCGAAGCATTAATAAAAATAAAGTCTGTCGGGATTTGTGGGACCGATATTCATGCATGGGGTGGCAATCAACCTTTTTTCAGCTATCCACGCGTATTAGGCCATGAAATATGTGGGGAAGTTGTCAGTCTGGGGCGGAATATACAAAATCTGGAAATAGGCCAGCAGGTTGCGGTTATTCCTTACGTTGCGTGCCAACAGTGCCCGGCGTGCCAGAGCGGGCGCACCAACTGCTGCGAGAAGATTTCGGTGATTGGCGTGCATCAGGATGGGGGCTTCAGCGAATACCTGTCCGTGCCGGAGACCAACTTGCTGGATGCGCAGGGCATTGATCCGCAGGCGGCGGCGCTGATCGAACCGTATGCCATCAGTGCGCATGCTGTGCGTCGGGCTGCCGTGGTGCCTGGCGAGCAGGTGCTGGTGGTGGGAGCGGGGCCGATTGGTCTTGGCGCAGCGGCGATTGCCAAAGCCGATGGCGCGCAGGTGGTGGTGGCGGACACCAGCCCTGCCAGGCGGGAGCATGTAGTCTCCCGCTTAGGATTACCGGTTATCGATCCCTCTGCTGAGGATTTTGACGCGCAGCTACGCGCGCAGTTTGACGGTTCTCTGGCGCAAAAAGTGATTGATGCGACGGGGAATCAGCATGCAATGAACAACACGGTGAATTTGATTCGTCACGGCGGCAGCATTGTGTTTGTTGGGCTGTTCAAAGGTGATTTGCAGTTTTCTGACCCAGAATTCCACAAGAAAGAAACCACCATGATGGGCAGTCGCAACGCCACGCCGGAAGACTTTGCCAAAGTCGGTCGCCTGATGTCGGAAGGTAATCTGACGGCGGACATGATGCTGACTCACCGTTACGCGTTTGCCACGCTTGCAGAGATCTACGAGCGGGATGTGATCAACAACCGTGAACTGATTAAGGGCGTGATCACCTTCTGA
- a CDS encoding helix-turn-helix transcriptional regulator, with protein sequence MLPGRCKNAIIISKLPIIQTGLKGVMQGQFSDYELTYCRSVEELTLLQLRCSDLVIADLTRDCSNPRAICDQYYSLLSQYRDIHWVFLVSRLFYPLAVELLMCPVSSLLSDAEPIESLVNVIHSGNTRAERISKVLLSPPIIPELQDHSARSIVLTLSERKVLRLLGKGWGINQIAMLLKKSNKTISAQKNSAMRRLSIHSNAEMYAWINSSQGARELNLPSVYGETTEWKAEITKAMSHW encoded by the coding sequence ATGTTGCCAGGACGCTGCAAGAACGCAATTATCATTAGTAAATTACCAATCATACAAACTGGGCTTAAAGGGGTGATGCAAGGGCAGTTCTCTGATTATGAACTGACGTATTGTCGCTCCGTAGAAGAACTAACTTTGCTGCAGTTGCGCTGCTCTGACCTGGTGATAGCCGACTTAACCAGGGACTGTAGTAATCCGCGTGCAATCTGCGATCAATACTATTCTTTACTGTCTCAATATCGCGATATCCACTGGGTTTTTCTCGTTTCACGCCTGTTTTATCCTCTGGCTGTTGAGTTGCTCATGTGTCCTGTCAGCTCACTCTTATCTGATGCGGAACCCATTGAGAGTCTGGTAAATGTTATTCATTCGGGAAATACCCGGGCCGAGAGAATCAGTAAGGTGCTGCTCTCTCCGCCAATTATCCCTGAATTACAGGATCACAGCGCTCGGTCAATTGTACTCACCCTTTCTGAAAGAAAAGTGTTACGGCTACTCGGTAAAGGTTGGGGAATTAACCAGATTGCGATGTTACTAAAGAAAAGTAATAAAACAATTAGCGCGCAAAAAAATAGCGCGATGCGTCGTTTATCAATCCATAGCAATGCAGAAATGTATGCATGGATAAACAGTTCTCAAGGAGCACGAGAGCTGAACTTACCTTCAGTTTATGGAGAGACCACGGAATGGAAAGCAGAAATAACAAAAGCAATGTCGCACTGGTAG
- a CDS encoding threonine/serine exporter: protein MGVIDFIFALLQDMILSAIPAVGFAMVFNVPHRALPWCALLGALGHGSRMVMMTAGLNIEWSTFMASLLIGCIGIQWSRWYLAHPKVFTVAAVIPMFPGISAYTAMISAVKIGHFGYSEELMITLLTNFLKASSIVGALSIGLSVPGLWLYRKRPRV, encoded by the coding sequence ATGGGTGTAATTGATTTCATTTTTGCCCTGCTGCAGGACATGATCCTGTCTGCAATTCCGGCTGTCGGATTCGCCATGGTCTTTAACGTACCGCATCGGGCGCTCCCCTGGTGTGCCCTGCTCGGCGCGCTTGGGCACGGTTCACGCATGGTGATGATGACCGCGGGGCTCAATATCGAATGGTCAACCTTTATGGCATCATTACTGATTGGCTGCATCGGGATCCAATGGTCACGCTGGTATCTGGCGCACCCGAAAGTCTTTACCGTCGCGGCAGTAATCCCCATGTTTCCGGGGATCTCTGCATACACAGCGATGATCTCTGCGGTAAAAATCGGTCATTTCGGTTACAGCGAAGAGCTGATGATTACCCTGCTGACTAACTTCCTGAAAGCCTCGTCCATCGTGGGGGCTCTGTCCATCGGGCTTTCCGTACCGGGATTATGGCTGTATCGCAAACGCCCGCGCGTGTGA
- a CDS encoding GntR family transcriptional regulator, whose protein sequence is MSRSQNLRHNVINQIIDDMARGHIPSPLPSQSALAEMYNISRTTVRHMLGHLAECGVLTQVGSHYVIVRKPDHDDGFDCTTASMAEQNRIFEQAFFTMINQRQLRAGETFSELQLARAAGVSPVVVREYLLKFERYNLIKNEKRGQWSMKQFDQAYAEQLFELREMLETHSLQHFLNLPDNDPRWLQAKTLLERHRMLRDSIGSSFRMFSQLDREFHALLLSAADNIFFNQSLEIISVIFHFHYQWDESDLKQRNIIAIDEHMTILSALICRSDLDATLALCNHLNSAKQSMIRSINQTSDSTH, encoded by the coding sequence ATGAGCCGTTCACAGAATCTACGCCACAATGTGATTAACCAGATAATTGATGATATGGCGCGGGGTCATATTCCTTCCCCACTTCCTTCGCAAAGCGCGCTGGCAGAGATGTACAACATCAGCCGCACCACCGTGCGCCATATGCTGGGCCATTTAGCTGAATGCGGTGTGCTGACTCAGGTGGGTAGCCACTACGTAATCGTACGCAAACCGGATCATGACGACGGTTTTGATTGCACTACGGCCTCCATGGCTGAGCAAAATCGTATTTTTGAACAGGCCTTTTTCACTATGATTAACCAGCGCCAGTTGCGCGCAGGCGAAACGTTCTCCGAGCTGCAGCTTGCCAGAGCAGCGGGCGTCAGCCCGGTCGTTGTGCGGGAATACCTTTTAAAATTCGAACGTTACAACCTGATTAAAAACGAAAAACGCGGTCAGTGGAGCATGAAGCAGTTCGACCAAGCCTATGCCGAACAACTGTTCGAACTGCGCGAAATGCTGGAAACGCATTCTTTGCAACATTTCCTGAATCTGCCCGACAACGACCCGCGCTGGCTACAGGCCAAAACGCTGCTCGAGCGCCACCGGATGCTGCGCGACAGCATTGGCAGTAGCTTTCGTATGTTCTCGCAGTTAGACCGCGAGTTCCACGCCCTGCTGCTTTCCGCTGCTGATAATATCTTTTTCAATCAGTCACTTGAGATAATTTCTGTGATTTTCCACTTCCACTATCAGTGGGACGAAAGCGACCTCAAGCAGCGCAACATCATTGCCATCGATGAGCATATGACCATTCTCAGCGCGCTGATCTGCCGCAGCGACCTGGATGCCACCCTGGCACTCTGTAACCATTTGAATTCAGCCAAACAATCGATGATTCGCTCTATCAATCAAACCAGTGACAGCACCCATTAA
- a CDS encoding threonine/serine ThrE exporter family protein, whose protein sequence is MQTEQSSQRTVTRLCIQCGLFLLQHGAESALVDELSTRLGLALGMDSVESAISSNAIVLTTIKDGQCLTSTRKNQDRGINMHVVTEVQHIVILAEHKLLDGKGVEKRFSQIKPLRYPRWLVSLMVGLSCACFCKLNNGGWDGAVITFFASMIAMYIRQILASRHLHPQINFCVTAFVATTISGLLLTLPTFNHTPTVAMAASVLLLVPGFPLINAVADMFKGHINTGLARWAIASLLTLATCVGVVMSMTLWGLRGWV, encoded by the coding sequence ATGCAAACAGAGCAGTCGTCACAGCGAACGGTTACACGGTTATGTATACAATGCGGACTTTTTTTATTGCAACACGGAGCGGAAAGCGCGCTGGTTGACGAACTCTCTACCCGCCTCGGCCTGGCGCTTGGTATGGATAGCGTAGAAAGCGCCATCTCCTCTAACGCTATCGTCCTGACCACCATTAAAGACGGACAATGCCTGACATCGACCCGAAAAAATCAGGATCGCGGCATCAATATGCACGTCGTTACCGAAGTTCAGCACATCGTCATTTTGGCCGAGCATAAGCTGCTGGACGGCAAAGGCGTGGAGAAACGCTTTAGTCAGATTAAACCGCTGCGCTACCCTCGATGGCTGGTTTCATTGATGGTCGGCCTGTCCTGCGCCTGCTTTTGTAAGCTGAATAATGGCGGATGGGATGGGGCGGTTATTACCTTTTTTGCCAGCATGATTGCCATGTATATCCGCCAGATTCTGGCCTCCCGGCATTTGCATCCGCAAATTAACTTTTGCGTCACCGCTTTTGTCGCCACCACCATTTCCGGTCTGCTGCTGACGTTGCCGACGTTTAATCACACGCCGACGGTTGCCATGGCGGCCAGCGTGCTGCTGCTGGTTCCAGGTTTCCCATTGATTAACGCGGTCGCAGATATGTTTAAAGGGCACATAAATACCGGGCTGGCGCGCTGGGCCATTGCCAGCCTGCTCACGCTGGCAACCTGCGTTGGCGTAGTGATGTCGATGACTCTGTGGGGGTTACGCGGATGGGTGTAA
- the dnaT gene encoding primosomal protein DnaT: MPCKILTPDVVGIDALLHDHQAVLAKSAGGAVAVFANNAPAFYAVTPARLAELLALEEKLSRPGSDITLDAQFYEEPQAAPVAVPMGKFPMYADWQPDADFQRQAALWGIALREPVTAEELAAFVAYWQAEGKIFHHVQWQQKLARSVQIGRASNGGMPKRDVNSVSEPDSHIPPGFRG; encoded by the coding sequence ATGCCCTGTAAAATTTTGACTCCGGACGTCGTCGGTATTGACGCCTTATTACACGATCACCAGGCCGTGCTGGCAAAGTCAGCAGGTGGCGCAGTGGCCGTTTTCGCCAATAATGCGCCCGCGTTTTATGCCGTAACCCCTGCGCGTCTGGCCGAACTACTGGCGCTCGAAGAGAAGCTGTCACGTCCGGGAAGCGATATCACGCTGGATGCGCAATTTTACGAAGAGCCGCAAGCGGCACCTGTTGCCGTACCGATGGGGAAATTTCCGATGTACGCTGACTGGCAGCCCGATGCTGACTTTCAGCGACAGGCCGCGCTATGGGGCATCGCGCTCAGAGAACCGGTCACCGCCGAAGAGCTGGCCGCGTTTGTGGCCTACTGGCAGGCAGAGGGCAAGATCTTTCACCATGTTCAGTGGCAGCAAAAACTCGCGCGTAGCGTACAAATTGGCCGGGCCAGCAATGGCGGAATGCCCAAACGTGATGTTAACAGTGTCAGCGAACCTGACAGTCATATTCCACCGGGTTTTAGAGGATAA